A part of Candidatus Paceibacterota bacterium genomic DNA contains:
- the ftsZ gene encoding cell division protein FtsZ — protein MPQVKPEIESFARIKVIGVGGGGCNSVSRMVRQKIKGIDFIGINTDAQALHHCKAPEKILIGKSVTRGLGAGMNIETGRQACEESREEVEETLKGADMVFITAGLGGGTGTPSAPIVADIARNTGALTVAIVTKPFSFEGEQRASIAEDGLSELKDKVDSLIVIPNDKVLTTIDEKVTLINAFSYVDNVLSQGVQAISDLIVKPGIVNVDFADVKTIMKDSGWALMGIGRAKGESRMEEAAHEAVNSPLIEVSIDGAKGLLFTIAGGEDLTMSEVNEGSKMITKSVDSDAKIIFGAVMDEALRKNEVKVTVIATGFNNIPEIKPKINKSGLTSRREDEEEKEEKDEGSEWDVPAFLRRKGKNEEKEEKD, from the coding sequence ATGCCACAAGTAAAACCAGAAATTGAATCTTTTGCCAGAATTAAAGTTATTGGCGTCGGAGGAGGAGGTTGTAATTCCGTTTCTAGAATGGTAAGGCAAAAGATAAAAGGGATCGATTTTATAGGGATAAACACAGACGCTCAGGCTCTTCATCATTGTAAGGCCCCTGAAAAAATTCTTATTGGAAAGAGTGTTACTCGTGGTCTTGGTGCTGGAATGAATATAGAAACAGGTAGGCAAGCGTGCGAAGAGTCAAGAGAAGAAGTAGAAGAAACTTTGAAAGGAGCAGATATGGTTTTTATAACCGCTGGACTTGGTGGTGGCACAGGAACGCCAAGCGCTCCAATTGTTGCAGATATTGCAAGAAACACAGGTGCTCTTACAGTAGCAATAGTGACAAAACCATTTTCTTTTGAGGGCGAGCAAAGAGCGTCGATTGCAGAAGATGGCCTTTCGGAGCTTAAAGATAAGGTAGATAGTTTAATTGTAATTCCAAACGATAAGGTTTTAACAACTATTGATGAAAAAGTTACATTAATTAATGCTTTCTCTTACGTTGATAATGTTTTGTCTCAGGGAGTCCAGGCAATTTCAGATCTTATTGTAAAACCCGGGATAGTAAATGTTGATTTTGCTGATGTCAAAACAATTATGAAAGATTCCGGCTGGGCATTAATGGGCATTGGAAGAGCGAAGGGAGAAAGTAGAATGGAAGAGGCAGCACACGAGGCTGTAAATTCACCCCTGATTGAAGTTTCAATTGACGGGGCTAAGGGGCTATTATTTACTATCGCTGGAGGAGAAGATTTAACAATGAGCGAAGTAAACGAAGGATCGAAGATGATTACAAAATCAGTTGATTCCGACGCAAAGATAATTTTTGGAGCTGTAATGGATGAAGCGTTAAGAAAAAACGAAGTTAAAGTTACAGTTATCGCAACTGGATTTAATAATATTCCCGAAATAAAACCAAAGATTAATAAATCAGGACTTACTTCAAGAAGAGAAGATGAAGAAGAAAAAGAAGAGAAAGACGAAGGAAGTGAATGGGACGTTCCAGCTTTTTTAAGAAGAAAAGGAAAGAACGAAGAAAAAGAAGAGAAAGATTAA
- the ftsA gene encoding cell division protein FtsA, which translates to MSSRSSNCIFALDVGSSSIRSIVGEILPNLPLQIIAANTTESQGIRRGQIFDQDDAGEAIQTNINEIEQRTGGKIPSFIASVGGPHIQSITSRGVIAASRADGEITDDDVQRAIKAAEAVSLPKNKEIIHVIPKEFIVDKEKGIRDPLGMHGVRLEVECEVIMASTSYINGFMKAVEEAGSSVSGLVFSTLAASEAVLSKRQKELGVLVLDIGGSSTGLCVFEDGNLLSASVLPIGGSHITNDVAIAFQLSIEVAEKLKLKYGMACANGGGRKEEINLSEFGDEKSDKKISRKKLIDVIEARNTEILELVNKELKKIERERLLPGGVVLTGGSARIPGMEEAVKKELHLPCQVGFPSRVEGIVDKVDDPSFATAIGLLLWEMKENEDKGFVLPKKLKIGNKFSKAKKWFEGLLP; encoded by the coding sequence ATGTCTTCAAGATCTAGTAATTGTATTTTTGCGCTCGATGTAGGATCTTCAAGTATAAGATCTATAGTAGGCGAGATTTTACCTAATCTTCCTTTGCAGATTATTGCAGCAAATACTACAGAATCTCAAGGAATTAGAAGAGGTCAGATTTTTGATCAGGACGATGCAGGAGAAGCAATTCAAACAAACATTAATGAAATAGAACAAAGGACCGGAGGTAAAATACCTAGTTTTATTGCAAGTGTTGGCGGACCACATATTCAATCTATAACCTCAAGAGGTGTTATTGCTGCTTCTCGAGCAGATGGTGAAATTACAGACGATGATGTTCAAAGAGCTATTAAGGCGGCAGAGGCTGTTTCTTTACCAAAGAATAAAGAAATTATTCACGTTATACCAAAAGAATTTATCGTTGATAAAGAAAAAGGAATCCGTGATCCTTTAGGAATGCACGGAGTAAGATTAGAAGTAGAATGCGAGGTAATCATGGCATCAACCTCTTATATTAACGGCTTTATGAAAGCTGTTGAGGAAGCAGGAAGTAGTGTAAGTGGTCTTGTTTTTTCAACTCTCGCGGCATCTGAAGCCGTACTTTCAAAGCGCCAAAAAGAACTTGGTGTTCTAGTTTTGGATATCGGGGGAAGTTCAACCGGGCTTTGCGTCTTTGAGGACGGCAATCTTCTTTCCGCTTCTGTTTTACCAATTGGTGGTTCACACATTACAAATGATGTTGCGATTGCTTTTCAATTATCAATTGAAGTTGCAGAAAAATTAAAATTAAAATATGGCATGGCTTGTGCCAATGGAGGAGGGAGGAAAGAAGAAATCAATCTTAGTGAGTTTGGCGATGAAAAGAGCGATAAAAAAATATCGCGAAAAAAATTAATTGATGTAATTGAAGCAAGAAATACTGAAATTTTAGAATTAGTTAATAAGGAACTTAAAAAAATTGAAAGAGAAAGGCTTTTACCTGGTGGTGTTGTTTTGACTGGTGGGAGTGCAAGAATACCAGGCATGGAAGAGGCTGTCAAAAAGGAACTTCATCTACCTTGCCAGGTTGGTTTTCCGTCTAGGGTTGAGGGTATTGTTGATAAGGTTGATGATCCTTCTTTTGCGACAGCAATAGGACTGCTTTTGTGGGAGATGAAAGAAAATGAAGATAAGGGATTTGTACTTCCTAAAAAATTAAAGATTGGAAATAAATTTTCCAAAGCCAAAAAATGGTTTGAGGGGCTATTGCCCTAA
- a CDS encoding 50S ribosomal protein L25 — protein sequence MLSLIVEKREKLKEKTDFLRKDNLLPAVVYGKELGNIPIKTNYNDFRGAYEEAGESTIIKLKMKGDKEEEYPVLIREVQKDPLSGEFLHADFFQLPMNEEVEVTVPLDFKGESPAEKELGGVLIKNLHEIEIKALPNNLVHSIEVDVSSLAQLDDEIKIKDLVVPEQVKILAEPDEIVAVVGRVKEEKIEEEPEEEKIEDIEVVGEKKEEGEEGEEVAEGKEETKVPEEATKKEADKKDNSKK from the coding sequence ATGCTATCTTTAATCGTTGAAAAAAGAGAAAAATTGAAAGAAAAAACAGATTTTTTAAGAAAGGATAATTTACTTCCTGCTGTTGTGTATGGGAAAGAACTTGGAAACATTCCTATAAAGACAAATTATAACGACTTTAGAGGTGCTTATGAAGAAGCGGGCGAGAGCACAATTATTAAATTGAAAATGAAAGGAGACAAAGAAGAAGAGTATCCCGTTCTTATAAGAGAGGTTCAAAAGGACCCTTTGTCGGGAGAATTTCTCCATGCTGATTTTTTTCAACTTCCAATGAATGAAGAAGTAGAGGTTACTGTTCCCCTTGATTTTAAAGGCGAGTCTCCCGCAGAGAAAGAATTGGGTGGTGTTTTAATTAAAAACTTGCACGAAATTGAGATAAAAGCATTGCCAAATAATCTTGTACATTCTATAGAAGTTGATGTTTCTTCACTTGCCCAGCTTGATGATGAAATTAAAATTAAAGATTTAGTTGTACCAGAACAAGTAAAAATTTTAGCCGAACCAGATGAGATAGTAGCAGTTGTTGGTAGAGTGAAAGAAGAAAAGATAGAAGAAGAGCCAGAAGAAGAGAAAATTGAAGATATTGAGGTTGTTGGCGAGAAGAAAGAGGAAGGCGAGGAAGGTGAAGAGGTGGCAGAAGGTAAAGAAGAAACAAAAGTCCCAGAAGAGGCAACAAAAAAAGAAGCAGATAAAAAAGATAATTCTAAAAAATAA
- a CDS encoding ketose-bisphosphate aldolase codes for MEKSKIRIFRDAQKKKIAIGQFNFSDISQFKAILSAAKKTKKTFIFGTSESESKFLTPSLAVKLRDIAEKELGFPVILNLDHGKSFSYIKKAIEAGYDMVHFDGSSFSLKTNIKKTKEVVIYAKKKGVIIEGELGYLRGGSFLHKDYAKIKKEDLTSPEEADFFVRETKVDGLAVVIGNIHGVWAKMPHLDLDRLNMIKNKVGARAFLVLHGGSGISKKSIKKAIQKGIRKININTEIRIAWRKGLEKTLNENKKEVIPYKLFPTISKEIEKVVLEKINLFNNS; via the coding sequence ATGGAAAAATCAAAAATAAGAATATTTAGAGATGCCCAGAAGAAAAAAATTGCTATTGGACAATTTAACTTTTCGGATATCTCACAATTTAAGGCTATTTTATCTGCCGCAAAAAAAACAAAAAAAACATTTATTTTTGGAACTTCAGAAAGTGAGAGTAAGTTTTTAACTCCGAGCCTTGCAGTTAAACTTAGAGATATAGCGGAGAAAGAATTGGGTTTTCCTGTAATTTTAAATTTAGACCATGGCAAATCTTTTTCTTATATTAAAAAAGCAATAGAGGCGGGATACGATATGGTTCACTTTGATGGTTCGAGTTTTTCTCTTAAAACTAATATAAAGAAAACAAAAGAAGTTGTAATTTATGCTAAAAAGAAAGGAGTAATTATTGAGGGAGAATTGGGATATTTAAGGGGCGGTTCTTTTTTACATAAAGATTATGCGAAGATTAAAAAGGAAGATTTAACTTCTCCTGAAGAAGCAGATTTTTTTGTGAGGGAAACGAAAGTTGACGGTTTGGCTGTAGTTATAGGTAACATTCATGGAGTTTGGGCGAAAATGCCCCACCTTGACCTTGATAGGTTAAATATGATAAAAAATAAAGTAGGCGCTAGGGCCTTTTTAGTTTTACATGGGGGGTCGGGTATTTCAAAAAAATCGATAAAAAAAGCTATCCAAAAAGGAATAAGAAAAATCAATATTAATACAGAGATTAGAATTGCCTGGAGAAAAGGCCTTGAAAAAACCCTAAACGAAAATAAAAAAGAAGTAATTCCTTATAAACTATTTCCAACAATATCTAAAGAAATCGAGAAAGTCGTTCTAGAAAAAATTAATTTATTTAATAATAGTTGA
- the gpmI gene encoding 2,3-bisphosphoglycerate-independent phosphoglycerate mutase produces the protein MIKNILENKKQNILLIIIDGLGLSDKKEGNAFTLAKTPYLDYAWKNYPHTKLLCHGKYAGLPNNQDGNSEAGHMNLGAGRVVLQDAIFISNSIKDGTFFKNEAFRQAIYHLKKHKSKFHLMGLLSGKESPHVYPDHLYGLFELAKREKIKPILHLFTDGRDSSPHGSIEFLRHLKKNFKNGEVVASIVGRFYAMDRKKNWSNIEKVYNLLTLGKGVEVESAEDAIVKSYNQGLTDEFIMPSVIMKDGKPTATIDENDIVIFFNLRSDRARELTKPFTQEDFNTLNPGAFKRKKIPKNIRFVAMTDFGPELSKILTAFPSRDVVNSLPFALCEREGICDGKQLYIAESEKYAHVTFFFNGGWSVPVVGEETIRVPSPDVDCYDKTPEMSAVKLTKILKEKIKKGNYNFICVNYANPDMIAHTGDLKAGIKCLEVLDKLIKSLINEALKNNFICVVTSDHGNIEEMLNTETREVDTKHSKNKTPFILISKEKKYKNIRLKEGVLGDVAPTILEIMGIKKPKEMTRKGLIMKKSKIKLWKNQK, from the coding sequence ATGATAAAGAATATTTTAGAAAATAAAAAACAAAATATACTCTTGATAATTATAGATGGCCTGGGTTTATCTGATAAAAAAGAAGGAAATGCGTTTACTCTTGCAAAAACGCCCTATCTTGATTATGCCTGGAAAAATTATCCACACACAAAACTTTTATGTCATGGGAAGTATGCTGGTCTTCCAAATAATCAAGATGGTAATTCAGAAGCTGGGCATATGAATCTTGGAGCAGGAAGAGTTGTTTTGCAAGATGCAATTTTTATTTCAAATAGTATAAAAGATGGAACGTTTTTTAAAAACGAAGCTTTCCGTCAAGCAATATATCATTTAAAAAAGCATAAATCAAAATTTCACTTAATGGGTCTTTTGAGCGGTAAAGAAAGCCCACATGTTTATCCCGATCATCTTTATGGTTTGTTTGAACTTGCAAAAAGAGAGAAAATCAAACCAATTTTACATCTATTTACCGACGGCAGAGATTCTTCTCCTCATGGCTCTATCGAATTTTTAAGACACCTTAAAAAGAATTTTAAAAATGGCGAAGTTGTCGCAAGTATTGTTGGAAGATTCTATGCAATGGACAGAAAAAAGAATTGGAGCAACATTGAAAAGGTTTACAATCTTTTAACTTTAGGAAAAGGGGTTGAGGTAGAAAGCGCGGAAGACGCAATTGTAAAATCTTATAATCAGGGACTTACCGATGAATTTATTATGCCGTCAGTGATTATGAAAGACGGAAAGCCAACAGCAACCATAGATGAAAATGATATTGTAATATTTTTCAATTTAAGATCAGATAGAGCAAGAGAATTAACAAAGCCCTTTACGCAAGAAGATTTTAATACTTTAAACCCTGGTGCTTTCAAAAGAAAAAAAATACCCAAGAATATAAGATTTGTAGCAATGACTGATTTTGGGCCAGAATTATCAAAAATATTAACAGCATTTCCATCAAGAGACGTTGTAAATTCTTTACCTTTCGCCCTTTGTGAAAGAGAAGGAATTTGCGATGGAAAGCAATTATATATTGCAGAATCGGAAAAATATGCACATGTTACTTTCTTCTTTAATGGCGGTTGGTCAGTTCCTGTTGTAGGAGAAGAAACAATAAGGGTTCCTTCCCCGGATGTTGATTGTTATGATAAAACTCCAGAGATGAGCGCTGTTAAATTAACAAAGATACTGAAAGAAAAAATAAAAAAAGGAAATTACAACTTCATTTGTGTAAATTATGCCAATCCCGATATGATAGCCCATACAGGAGATTTAAAAGCTGGTATTAAATGTCTTGAAGTGTTAGACAAACTAATAAAAAGCCTAATTAATGAAGCGCTGAAAAATAATTTTATATGCGTTGTTACTTCCGATCATGGCAATATCGAAGAGATGTTAAATACCGAGACAAGAGAAGTTGATACGAAGCATTCGAAAAACAAAACCCCTTTTATTTTAATCAGTAAAGAAAAAAAATATAAAAACATAAGATTAAAAGAAGGCGTTCTTGGAGATGTCGCACCAACAATATTAGAAATTATGGGAATTAAAAAACCAAAAGAAATGACAAGAAAAGGATTAATTATGAAAAAATCAAAAATAAAATTATGGAAAAATCAAAAATAA
- the tpiA gene encoding triose-phosphate isomerase — protein MTKQKIIVANWKMNPENIDGAKAILNSIRKEIKSKEGIEIIICPPSIYIEGLKKELIKQENLKLKLGGQNCFWEEKGAFTGEISPTMLRGMGCQYVILGHSERRKILEETDEIISKKLKTALKIGLKVVLCIGETEEDRKENLTFDVLRAQIENTIGLLSGRHTTNIIIAYEPVWAIGTGKNCKSDEAMSILMYIKKELLKILSQNTVDRISFLYGGSVNGKNARNYIEGGFEGLLVGGASLKPGEFIKIIDSLKEKHDKEYFRK, from the coding sequence ATGACAAAACAAAAAATTATTGTAGCTAATTGGAAAATGAATCCAGAAAATATTGATGGAGCTAAGGCAATTTTAAATTCTATTCGAAAAGAAATAAAAAGTAAGGAAGGAATAGAAATTATTATTTGCCCTCCTTCAATATATATAGAAGGTTTAAAGAAAGAACTTATTAAGCAGGAAAATTTAAAATTAAAACTTGGCGGGCAAAATTGTTTTTGGGAAGAAAAAGGAGCATTTACAGGAGAAATTTCTCCAACCATGCTGAGGGGTATGGGCTGTCAGTATGTAATTTTAGGCCATTCCGAAAGAAGAAAAATTTTAGAAGAAACGGATGAAATTATTTCAAAGAAGTTAAAAACAGCATTAAAAATTGGATTAAAAGTAGTTTTGTGTATTGGCGAGACAGAAGAGGATCGAAAAGAAAATTTAACATTTGACGTTTTACGTGCGCAAATTGAAAATACTATCGGATTATTATCTGGGCGTCACACAACAAATATAATTATCGCTTATGAACCGGTTTGGGCGATTGGAACGGGGAAAAATTGTAAAAGTGACGAAGCAATGAGTATTTTAATGTATATAAAAAAAGAACTTCTTAAAATACTATCTCAAAATACAGTTGATAGAATTAGCTTTTTATATGGAGGAAGCGTAAATGGGAAAAACGCAAGAAATTATATTGAAGGGGGATTTGAAGGATTGCTTGTTGGGGGAGCATCGTTAAAGCCCGGAGAATTTATAAAAATTATTGACTCCTTAAAAGAAAAACATGATAAAGAATATTTTAGAAAATAA